Within Spinacia oleracea cultivar Varoflay chromosome 4, BTI_SOV_V1, whole genome shotgun sequence, the genomic segment ATACACCTTTATTCACTAGATCTGCAAAGACTATGTATAATGTATAATGTATAATGTATAATGTATAATGTATAATGCATAATGTATGTATATCTTGCTCCTTAAATTCATTGCTCCTCAGCACAAAAACCAAATTCACTTGATTGATCAATTACAATCAACAACAACTTAACCTAAAAAAAGTTATGAAGACAATTCGGTCACAAGGATAACATCTTACGTCTCATTAGGCACTTACTTTTCCCTAAGACATTATCGTAAGTGAGCTTGTGAATATTGGCCAATTGTTGAGTGTGAAGCACAAAATCCTCTTGGCAATGCAACTATCCATATAACATCTGAAAACCGACCTAAACTATGAGAGAAATCtatcatattatttttataccTACAGGAAAGCCAACAATTAATCTACAGTTCTACTTGTATCCATCATAAATGGACCCGTTGGTTGAACTGCTTTTCTACCCAACTTTTGACAAACAACTCTAGCTTAACTATCTATAAGAGTATAAGGTGTTCAGAGAGAAGTTGAACCACAAATAAGACTTGCCCATCTCGTAGAGGAACCTTCCCACTCTCCAAATTGCGCACTATCTTAAAGGTTATTCTAAGACATTATATTATCAACAATGGTTTCTCAAGACCCATTCCAAGTACGCTAAATGACAGACATTATATTATCAACAATGGTTTCTCAAGACCCATTCCAAGTACGCTAAATGACAGACATTATATTATCAACAATGGTTTCTCAAGACCCATTCCAAGTACGCTAAATGACAGACATTATATTATCAACAATGGTTTCTCAAGACCCATTCCAAGTACGCTAAATGACAGACATTATATTATCAACAATGGTTTCTCAAGACCCATTCCAAGTACGCTAAATGACAGACATTATATTATCAACAATGGTTTCTCAAGACCCATTCCAAGTACGCTAAATGACAGACATTATATTATCAACAATGGTTTCTCAAGACCCATTCCAAGTACGCTAAATGACAGACATTATATTATCAACAATGGTTTCTCAAGACCCATTCCAAGTACGCTAAATGACAGACATTATATTATCAACAATGGTTTCTCAAGACCCATTCCAAGTACGCTAAATGACAGACATTATATTATCAACAATGGTTTCTCAAGACCCATTCCAAGTACGCTAAATGACAGACATTATATTATCAACAATGGTTTCTCAAGACCCATTCCAAGTACGCTAAATGACAGACATTATATTATCAACAATGGTTTCTCAAGACCCATTCCAAGTACGCTAAATGACAGACATTATATTATCAACAATGGTTTCTCAAGACCCATTCCAAGTACGCTAAATGACAGACATTATATTTCAGTGAAGAATATATAATATGCCCAAGATACAAAACTTATTTCTTTAGTCCTTATTGTTGTCACTTGTGACATCTGAGCCAACACATAAGGCAATCTAACACACACACAACTTAAAACGTCAACATTGAGGCCAAAATCCTTCCACAATCAGTAATTGATAATCAAATTTAGTTCAAACATGAATAGAATGATCAATCATCAgcatatacggagtagtaaatTATTGTACCTAAACTTTGAGTTTCTTGGGTTTCTTCTCGGTCGATTTTGCCAAACCCTTATCCTTGTTCTCTTTCAAACCTTTCACCACATTTGACACTTGtttcttcctcttcttaccaACAGTTTCATCCCCACCCACTTCAACATTCTCCTCCTCCTCATCATCGACTTCGCTCCCAGACTCATCTCCGCTGACCATCCCGTCGGTCTCAACTCTATCCATATACCTTACCTCATTAATCCTCCCCTTCTTCTTACTCACCTTCtccttcttctctttcttttttgcaACCACCGCCTTTTCTTCTGCATTACTAATCAACCCACCACCAATCTTCAACCCCAACTCCGGCACCTTCTGATAAACCGGCAGCGCCAACGACTCCGAAAACTTCAAATGAAACGCCCTCACATTCTTCCACTTCTTTGGCACAACATCAGCAACACCACTCACTGCCGCAGCCACATTTGCCACTATCTCATCCCGGCTCATTGAATCCTTGGCTACTTTAATCACACTACAAGTCCCGGTACTCAAATACAACATTGCAGAACTACAAACCCTCTCAATCTGCTCCTTCCAATTACCCCTCCCCAACTCAATCGGCACCGGAATCTTCTTCTTACGATAAAACTGCTTTCCAATTGCATTCGGCAAAACTGGGATAATCCTCTTATCAGCAAAAAACATGTCaaaagaatcgcatagcttcctCTTCTGCTCAAACGCTTTGTAATCCTTCTTCAGCTTCGAGAGCTTTATCACCTTAGAAATAGGAACCCCGCCTTCTTCAACCTTCACTTTAGCGCTTTTGGAAACGCTGTCATGAACAAAGAGGCAAAACTCGGCGGCTTCAGGCGTGTAAAGAGCCTTTGGAAGGGCGATTTTGTGCGCATTAGTGCGGTTTTTGGGTGGGATTTTGTTGAGGGTTAGGACTAAGTAAAGGAATTCATCGGAAGGGAGTAGTTGCGATTTTTGGGAATCGGAATTTGCGGATTTCCATTTTAGGAGAGCGTTCACAGCCTTTTCGATAGCTTGTGTTGAGACCTTCGAGATTGGTGTTAATGGAGGCGGCACCACGGACTCCATTGCTTTTTTGGGAGAAATGGAGGAGAGAATATGCGGGAGTAACTGTGTAAGGTTTATAAGTTGGATTTtttaacccgacccgacccgacccgacccgatccgatccgaaccggaattttgttttttcttattatttcagCAAAGTATTATCCTGTTTGCCCCAATACTGTATCACTTCAATTCACTTGTTCATTTTGTGGAAGCTCTGAATATCGCTTTTCTCCCGATTTTTAAAGGTAATACTCTCtacctctctcctctctctggAAGATAGTTCCTCCTTTCATTTTCTATTGCTAGCATATGAgttttcacgcttgccaattaAGTAATTAACACAACAATCTAATTAGAGATTATATAAAGAGTCATGATTTATTTCCCCTCTAATTATTTATGAGTATTCATGGTTATTACTGTTTTAATATATATTAGTTATTACGCAAATTAGTTGGAAGGTGAAGTTTGAAGGATGGGTGGCTAATAATTTGCGAAAGTTATGTGGTTATGGAGTATATGATCATTATCCGTACCTAAGTAAAACTTAATGTTTGGTTTGAGTGGTTAATCGGATTCAAAATGCTCCATTAGTTTCTTGTACTATTGTCTTATAATGATGATTTGCTTCTGAGTTCTGAGTGATTCTTTGAGTGGTTAATCTTGTTGTAGATGCATTACTTTTTACTTGAATGATAATAGTAAGCCGAAAGATAACAGATATTGTTCAATTTTATTTTCCAGAGAGAATGTAACATGAATGATCATCAGAAAACTGTTTAGTGTTTACCCTATGGCACTAGTTGCTTCGTTGGTCGTCGGAACAAGCATACAATATAATTCTCGAGTGTACACAATATGTTCTCCTAGTCTGAAGATGAATTCCCCAAAAGTTGAGCCCTGCAGCATTAGCCGAAGAGTGGGAGCCGTAGCAGTAATGAGTTCCTTATTCTTAACAACAGAAGCAATAGTGAGTGATAAAACTGCAAACAGTTTTGAGTTGAGGATCACAGTCCCTGATCAAACAGTTGAAGAGGCTCAGAGTACGGTCAGAGATCACGCCCAGGCTTTACTAGACGTAAAGTCTCTGATTCAGTCGGAATCTTGGAGAGAAGCACAGCGTGAATTACGAAAGAATTCTTCATACCTCAAACAAGACTTGTACACTATTATTCAGAGCAAAGAGGGCAGCATCAGGCCTTTTCTCAGGAAGCTCTATGCtaatttattcaacaatgttacCAAGGTACATTCATGGAAACTGTGTCTTCATTTGCAAGTTAGAACAAAAACGAACTTTCTTTCAAGAGTTATAACATTATTCTGTATGCAACCTGCAGTTAGATTATGCTGCAAGAGACAAGGATGTTGCACGAGTCCAGGAGTTATATAACAACGTTGCAGCTGCCCTTTACCACATTTTATCCAGATTATGATTatgaatattatatatatatatattgtaacTTCTCTTGATACAAGTGATGTCACACAAATACAGAAACCGCTATAAATTGCTCTTCAACTTTTAAATTGTACTGCCACCATCTGACCATTTTTATTCAGTAATGTTCAAATACAACCTACTTGAGGGATTTTAATagataaaaatcataaaatgcaATGGTTTGAAAGCATATGGTGCTCAACTGTTGAAGAGATTTTGAGTTTGTTTCATAATTATTGGCAACTGTTGCCTTTTAGAATAAACATGTCCACAACACAGGAAACTAGCTGCTTCAATCTAAATTTCAGTTACAAAGTTGTACATCAACAATCAAGTtacaaagcaaaagcaaaagcaaaagcaaaaccATAAGCGTAACTGAGTAAGTGTGAAGATAGCAGGAAAACCAAACTTCTCATGCAATAAGAAGATGGACTCCGAAAGAAATTGTGCAAATCATCAGACCCATCAAGGCAAAGAAACCAAATTTCCTGTAAGCAGAATATACAACAATTAGTTTCAGGCAGTACAATAGAGTTGAAAGTGTTTGCAAACACTTCTCAACTTGCAACTACAACAATCTAACCGTTTATGTAGAAATTTGCATAAATGTACAACAAGGCATAATAAGCTAATTCTTCACAAATATCTACTCCATATCTATTACCATTCCAGGACACGACTTACTGTCCTATACTACTCAGACTTGGGTTTGTTCAGGATAAATCCCacaaaaacatcaaaatatgATGTTCAAGATGATTTATCAAATGCAATTAAGTGTCTGGTGCCATTCCACCTGGCCATATCAAACTGGCATGCATCCTGGCTTTCTGAAAATTTTCTATATTGATGGTTCTAATTGAAGGGTCAGGTACTCAAGTATCAATTTCCATATCCATGTATGAGTGTGGAATATACGATATGATCCTCAATGTTGGGATAAATGTCGTGTTCAAGTAACATAAATATCCTCAATCCAACCCTCTCATGGAGCTCTTACTAAACAGCATGATGAACATAAACTTGAGTGAGATGGTTTCACACCAATTTATAATGACACTACACGTTATCCCTAAAAATAATGAAAGCTCGACCCTTGAAATAGGCAACAATGACCAGTCTCATAATCAGTTATTAAGCATAGAAAGTTTTCCCCATAATAAACC encodes:
- the LOC110793603 gene encoding uncharacterized protein, with the protein product MESVVPPPLTPISKVSTQAIEKAVNALLKWKSANSDSQKSQLLPSDEFLYLVLTLNKIPPKNRTNAHKIALPKALYTPEAAEFCLFVHDSVSKSAKVKVEEGGVPISKVIKLSKLKKDYKAFEQKRKLCDSFDMFFADKRIIPVLPNAIGKQFYRKKKIPVPIELGRGNWKEQIERVCSSAMLYLSTGTCSVIKVAKDSMSRDEIVANVAAAVSGVADVVPKKWKNVRAFHLKFSESLALPVYQKVPELGLKIGGGLISNAEEKAVVAKKKEKKEKVSKKKGRINEVRYMDRVETDGMVSGDESGSEVDDEEEENVEVGGDETVGKKRKKQVSNVVKGLKENKDKGLAKSTEKKPKKLKV
- the LOC110793604 gene encoding psbQ-like protein 3, chloroplastic, with product MIIRKLFSVYPMALVASLVVGTSIQYNSRVYTICSPSLKMNSPKVEPCSISRRVGAVAVMSSLFLTTEAIVSDKTANSFELRITVPDQTVEEAQSTVRDHAQALLDVKSLIQSESWREAQRELRKNSSYLKQDLYTIIQSKEGSIRPFLRKLYANLFNNVTKLDYAARDKDVARVQELYNNVAAALYHILSRL